A part of Solenopsis invicta isolate M01_SB chromosome 2, UNIL_Sinv_3.0, whole genome shotgun sequence genomic DNA contains:
- the LOC105195010 gene encoding kinesin-like protein KIF23 isoform X2, with the protein MRFLETRIPRRELLQDSVREKQNHFRNILVELENENVSLRYANDEQKKMIAVLEGRIYKLQNHIDGLLYKLNNACDAMRSIQHELKDKDRQLKEHTLEKQKIIQRCNDKIRVETDRMTEAMETKLREQHEQLTRCIKKKDDKLRLVGHILSEDMSNNVTLTPPIASSSKIETMDKATLTIAKEESPTVTPINLQASSTCEQICQTSSCAKTIPNNDGKITERSSLSLSKDSKMTFVDSQISDSQNQIHQTLFCATGNSNNSQKKVAKEPILTIVREFSTPLDSKIKIEESNPSTPVDFLSSSTNVTTDTTIVTKSKLNFKVPVVNPRYQRVQNADSWIDHRPPGIVPTGTILQPQMQPRKLTIRKLTKPKDFVARSSRYCLVSQEQDTDGELETKLYKADVLPTCGGGAQIIFNDIECLKQISPTTAKHNKQIKTGK; encoded by the exons ATGCGATTCCTGGAAACGCGTATTCCAAGAAGAGAACTGCTACAAGATAGTGTACGCGAGAAAC AGAATCATTTCAGAAACATTTTAGTGGAACtggaaaatgaaaatgtatCCTTAAGATATGCCAACGACGAACAGAAAAAGATG ATCGCCGTGTTGGAGGGTCGTATCTATAAATTACAGAATCATATCGATGGCTTGCTATACAAATTGAATAATGCTTGCGACGCTATGAGGAGTATACAGCATGAA TTGAAAGACAAAGACAGGCAACTTAAAGAACACACGCtagaaaagcaaaaaataatacagaGATGTAACGATAAGATACGAGTGGAAACCGATAGAATGACCGAGGCAATGGAAACAAAATTGCGTGAACAGCATGAGCAGCTAACG AGGTGCATCAAAAAGAAAGATGACAAATTGAGATTGGTGGGGCATATACTGAGTGAAGATATGTCTAATAATGTCACCTTAACACCACCGATAGCCTCGAGTTCAAAAATAGAGACTATGGACAAAGCAACTTTGACAATAGCCAAGGAAGAATCTCCGACTGTAACACCCATCAATCTTCAAGCTTCCAGCACTTGCGAGCAAATCTGTCAAACATCGTCTTGTGCAAAAACTATTCCCAATAATGATGGAAAAATTACAGAAAGATCGAGCCTATCGTTATCTAAAGATTCTAAAATGACGTTTGTCGATTCTCAGATTTCTGACTCTCAAAATCAAATCCATCAAACGTTATTTTGCGCAACAGGCAATTCCAATAATAGTCAAAAAAAAGTCGCAAAGGAACCAATCTTGACTATAGTTAGAGAATTTTCTACACCTTTGGATTCGAAAATCAAGATTGAGGAATCAAATCCATCGACGCCCGTTGATTTTCTATCATCGTCTACGAACGTGACGACTGATACCACGATTGTTACTAAatccaaattaaatttcaag GTGCCAGTAGTGAACCCGAGATATCAGCGTGTGCAAAATGCAGATAGTTGGATAGATCATCGTCCTCCCGGAATAGTTCCAACCGGTACGATTTTGCAGCCACAAATGCAACCTCGTAAATTAACTATCCGAAAGCTGACGAAGCCAAAGGATTTCGTGGCCAGATCTTCCAGATACTGCCTTGTCTCTCAAGAACAAGATACGGATGGTGAACTTGAGACCAAATTATACAAG GCCGACGTGTTGCCGACTTGTGGAGGAGGGGCACAGATCATATTTAACGATATAGAGTGTTTGAAGCAGATATCTCCGACCACTGCAAAACATAACAAACAGATAAAAACTGGAAAATAA
- the LOC105195010 gene encoding kinesin-like protein KIF23 isoform X1, protein MTTLGDPFPEANVSDPQDERTIVKLMRFLETRIPRRELLQDSVREKQNHFRNILVELENENVSLRYANDEQKKMIAVLEGRIYKLQNHIDGLLYKLNNACDAMRSIQHELKDKDRQLKEHTLEKQKIIQRCNDKIRVETDRMTEAMETKLREQHEQLTRCIKKKDDKLRLVGHILSEDMSNNVTLTPPIASSSKIETMDKATLTIAKEESPTVTPINLQASSTCEQICQTSSCAKTIPNNDGKITERSSLSLSKDSKMTFVDSQISDSQNQIHQTLFCATGNSNNSQKKVAKEPILTIVREFSTPLDSKIKIEESNPSTPVDFLSSSTNVTTDTTIVTKSKLNFKVPVVNPRYQRVQNADSWIDHRPPGIVPTGTILQPQMQPRKLTIRKLTKPKDFVARSSRYCLVSQEQDTDGELETKLYKADVLPTCGGGAQIIFNDIECLKQISPTTAKHNKQIKTGK, encoded by the exons ATGACTAC CCTGGGCGATCCCTTTCCCGAGGCGAACGTATCGGATCCGCAGGACGAGCGAACGATCGTGAAGCTGATGCGATTCCTGGAAACGCGTATTCCAAGAAGAGAACTGCTACAAGATAGTGTACGCGAGAAAC AGAATCATTTCAGAAACATTTTAGTGGAACtggaaaatgaaaatgtatCCTTAAGATATGCCAACGACGAACAGAAAAAGATG ATCGCCGTGTTGGAGGGTCGTATCTATAAATTACAGAATCATATCGATGGCTTGCTATACAAATTGAATAATGCTTGCGACGCTATGAGGAGTATACAGCATGAA TTGAAAGACAAAGACAGGCAACTTAAAGAACACACGCtagaaaagcaaaaaataatacagaGATGTAACGATAAGATACGAGTGGAAACCGATAGAATGACCGAGGCAATGGAAACAAAATTGCGTGAACAGCATGAGCAGCTAACG AGGTGCATCAAAAAGAAAGATGACAAATTGAGATTGGTGGGGCATATACTGAGTGAAGATATGTCTAATAATGTCACCTTAACACCACCGATAGCCTCGAGTTCAAAAATAGAGACTATGGACAAAGCAACTTTGACAATAGCCAAGGAAGAATCTCCGACTGTAACACCCATCAATCTTCAAGCTTCCAGCACTTGCGAGCAAATCTGTCAAACATCGTCTTGTGCAAAAACTATTCCCAATAATGATGGAAAAATTACAGAAAGATCGAGCCTATCGTTATCTAAAGATTCTAAAATGACGTTTGTCGATTCTCAGATTTCTGACTCTCAAAATCAAATCCATCAAACGTTATTTTGCGCAACAGGCAATTCCAATAATAGTCAAAAAAAAGTCGCAAAGGAACCAATCTTGACTATAGTTAGAGAATTTTCTACACCTTTGGATTCGAAAATCAAGATTGAGGAATCAAATCCATCGACGCCCGTTGATTTTCTATCATCGTCTACGAACGTGACGACTGATACCACGATTGTTACTAAatccaaattaaatttcaag GTGCCAGTAGTGAACCCGAGATATCAGCGTGTGCAAAATGCAGATAGTTGGATAGATCATCGTCCTCCCGGAATAGTTCCAACCGGTACGATTTTGCAGCCACAAATGCAACCTCGTAAATTAACTATCCGAAAGCTGACGAAGCCAAAGGATTTCGTGGCCAGATCTTCCAGATACTGCCTTGTCTCTCAAGAACAAGATACGGATGGTGAACTTGAGACCAAATTATACAAG GCCGACGTGTTGCCGACTTGTGGAGGAGGGGCACAGATCATATTTAACGATATAGAGTGTTTGAAGCAGATATCTCCGACCACTGCAAAACATAACAAACAGATAAAAACTGGAAAATAA
- the LOC105195008 gene encoding sodium-dependent nutrient amino acid transporter 1, with translation MGRKAWYTISSGMINRAFVVDEPVNQNGIEVNGPTHGPNAKPERQQWGNDKEFLLSCIAMSVGLGNVWRFPFTAYENGGGAFLIPYIIILIVIGKPYYLLEMILGQFSSRSAIKIWAIAPAFRGVGIAQCITMLALASYYCSLMALTLFYLVASFQTELPWGRCREEWGEFCVDSLPGNHSARIENISYSSSAELYFYKEVLREKDNIDDGIGIPDWRLTITLFISWLTVFLVVIRGVRSSGKAAYFLAIFPYVVLIMLLVRAVTLDGSAAGILYFITPTWEKLLTPMIWYHAVAQCFFSLTVCFGAVVMFASHNKFHHDLYRDAMIVTTLDTFTSLLAGCTIFAILGNLSYELGTEDISTVIRGGTGLAFISYPETIAKFTFAPQFFGVVFFAMLFVLGIGSEVGLASAIISIVHDQFPKVRYWHIAVGTCLCEFLIGLIYVTPGGQFMITFADYYVTSFIAFLPAAFEMIAIAWSYGLSNFLNDIDFMLKRRLSIFWRICWSVLTPGIILVIFIYSLANLELLKYNKNFYPYSVYVVGWILFSIAVFQIPLWIAIAIFKKRHLPFQKMIKEAFRPSKSWGPNNTEDRRKWLAFRDQRDAEKK, from the exons ATGGGACGAaag GCGTGGTATACGATCTCGAGCGGTATGATAAATCGCGCCTTTGTCGTAGACGAGCCAGTAAATCAGAATGGCATCGAAGTTAACGGACCCACTCATGGACCTAACGCG AAGCCGGAGCGTCAACAATGGGGGAACGACAAGGAGTTCTTGCTATCCTGTATTGCCATGTCGGTCGGCCTTGGGAATGTATGGCGATTCCCATTCACGGCGTATGAAAACGGTGGCGGCGCTTTCTTGATACCGTACATCATCATCCTGATCGTTATAGGGAAGCCATATTATCTGCTGGAGATGATTCTAGGGCAATTCTCCAGCCGGTCAGCCATAAAGATCTGGGCCATCGCGCCAGCATTTAGAG GCGTCGGCATCGCGCAATGTATAACAATGCTGGCACTGGCATCCTATTATTGCTCGCTGATGGCTTTGACTCTGTTCTATCTCGTCGCCAGCTTCCAGACAGAATTACCGTGGGGAAGATGCCGGGAGGAATGGGGCGAGTTCTGCGTAGACTCTTTACCCGGTAACCACAGTGCTAGGATCGAGAACATCAGCTATTCCAGCTCTGCTGAACTGTATTTCTA TAAAGAGGTACTACGAGAAAAGGACAACATCGACGATGGCATCGGTATACCGGATTGGCGTCTAACAATCACGCTCTTCATCAGCTGGCTGACAGTTTTCCTCGTGGTGATACGCGGCGTGCGCAGTTCCGGTAAAGCGGCGTATTTTCTGGCAATTTTTCCTTATGTGGTTCTCATCATGCTGCTCGTAAGAGCGGTTACACTGGATGGATCCGCCGCTGGTATTCTGTACTTCATCACTCCGACGTGGGAGAAGCTGTTGACGCCGATGATCTGGTACCATGCTGTCGCCCAATGCTTCTTCTCATTGACCGTTTGCTTCGGCGCTGTCGTTATGTTCGCCTCGCACAACAAGTTCCATCATGACCTGTATCG GGACGCGATGATCGTGACGACTTTGGATACCTTTACCAGTTTGCTGGCCGGTTGCACAATCTTCGCCATTCTGGGCAATCTCAGCTATGAATTAGGGACCGAGGATATCAGCACGGTGATTAGAGGCGGTACCGGATTGGCGTTCATCTCTTACCCGGAGACGATCGCCAAGTTCACGTTTGCACCGCAGTTCTTCGGTGTCGTATTCTTCGCGATGCTGTTCGTTCTAGGTATCGGCAGTGAGGTCGGCCTTGCCTCCGCCATAATCTCTATCGTGCACGACCAATTCCCGAAGGTCAGGTACTGGCATATAGCGGTCGGCACTTGTCTCTGCGAGTTTTTAATCGGTCTCATATACGTCACGCCG GGCGGTCAGTTCATGATAACCTTCGCCGATTATTATGTGACCTCGTTTATCGCTTTTCTACCGGCTGCTTTTGAAATGATCGCCATCGCTTGGTCGTATG gaTTAAGCAACTTCTTGAATGATATCGACTTTATGCTGAAGAGACGGCTATCGATATTCTGGCGTATCTGTTGGAGCGTCCTCACTCCTGGAATTATTCTTGTTATTTTCATCTATTCATTGGCTAATCTTGAACTACTGAAATATAACAAGAATTTTTATCCATATTCAGTTTACG TCGTAGGTTGGATACTCTTCTCTATCGCTGTTTTCCAAATACCTTTGTGGATCGCCATTGCGATATTCAAAAAGAGACATCTTCCTTTCCAAAAA ATGATCAAAGAAGCCTTCCGGCCATCGAAATCATGGGGTCCGAACAACACGGAAGATCGTAGAAAGTGGCTGGCCTTCCGAGATCAGCGCGatgcagaaaaaaaatga
- the LOC105195007 gene encoding sodium-dependent nutrient amino acid transporter 1, translating to MHEIRDEKELGLDNVAFQIDEPHVGNGGTRYYPGNSTIVLDEQVNEPGKKRTTWNNSVEFLMSCIAVSVGFGNIWRFPFTAYENGGGAFLIPYVILLFLVGKPFYFLEMIIGQFSGSSSVKVWSMSPGFVGVGWAQFCSTIALATYYSSLMALTLYYLIASFSAELPWATCLKEWGDTCLDSSTKRNHSANSTAEGSMYFLDNYLNGSGKLQSSAELYFSRVVLHEKENIDDGIGWPNWKLTLCLLGSWAAVCIVLFQGVKSSGRFSYFLAIFPYLVLISLLGRAVTLDGSIDGILYFITPKWSKLLEPTVWYAAVTQCFFSLSVCFGSIITYSSHNDFKHNIYRDVIIITSLDTVTSMVAGCTIFGILGNLAYELGVEDISKVVKGGAGLAFVSYPDAIAKLNFLPQLFAVLFFFMMFVLGVGSAVGMTTGIITVINEQFPKLKTWQIVVPTCLFGFLIGTVYVTPGGQFILTLVDYYGTSFVVFILASFEMTGVIWIYGLENFLDDFEFMLDRKPSIYWRICWFIVTPLILITIFIYTVATLSPLTYGGISLPEYAHAIGWTILCIGVLQIPLWMLIAILKNRELPFPQMLRRAFAPASRWGPREVQQRKNWKIFKEERARDREKRVQPIWKQIFYILLKMEPM from the exons ATGCACGAGATA AGGGACGAGAAAGAACTGGGTCTCGATAACGTCGCCTTTCAAATAGACGAGCCTCACGTCGGGAATGGCGGGACAAGGTATTACCCTGGAAACTCGACGATCGTCTTGGACGAGCAGGTCAATGAACCGGGCAAGAAACGTACAACATGGAACAACAGCGTGGAATTCCTCATGTCGTGTATCGCCGTGTCAGTCGGTTTTGGCAATATCTGGCGCTTCCCATTTACGGCCTATGAGAACGGCGGCGGCGCTTTCCTTATCCCATACGTGATCCTGCTCTTTCTGGTGGGAAAGCCGTTTTACTTTTTGGAGATGATCATCGGACAGTTCTCCGGCAGCTCATCCGTCAAAGTCTGGAGCATGTCGCCGGGTTTCGTCG GAGTCGGATGGGCGCAATTTTGCTCGACTATCGCATTGGCAACCTACTACAGTTCGCTGATGGCATTgacactttattatttaatcgcATCCTTCTCCGCCGAATTGCCTTGGGCTACTTGTCTAAAGGAATGGGGTGACACGTGTCTCGATTCGAGTACCAAGAGAAACCATAGCGCGAATAGCACAGCGGAAGGAAGTATGTATTTTCTCGACAATTACTTGAACGGCAGCGGTAAGCTTCAAAGCTCGGCCGAACTGTACTTTTC GCGGGTGGTGTTGCACGAGAAGGAGAACATCGACGACGGGATCGGATGGCCAAACTGGAAACTAACGCTTTGCCTTCTTGGCAGCTGGGCAGCAGTCTGCATAGTACTTTTTCAAGGAGTAAAGAGCTCCGGAAGATTCTCTTACTTTCTGGCCATTTTTCCGTATCTCGTGCTAATATCATTATTGGGTCGCGCGGTTACTCTGGACGGTTCGATCGAtggaattttatactttatcacTCCGAAATGGTCGAAACTTCTAGAGCCAACCGTCTGGTACGCCGCCGTGACCCAGTGCTTCTTCTCACTCTCCGTCTGCTTCGGCAGCATTATCACGTACTCCTCGCATAATGATTTTAAGCACAATATCTacag AGACGTCATAATAATTACTTCATTGGATACGGTTACGAGCATGGTGGCCGGTTGCACGATATTCGGGATCCTCGGTAATTTGGCGTACGAGTTAGGTGTGGAAGATATATCCAAAGTAGTCAAAGGCGGAGCTGGTCTGGCATTCGTGTCTTATCCTGACGCGATAGCTAAACTTAACTTTTTACCGCag TTATTTGCCGTGCTCTTTTTCTTTATGATGTTCGTCCTTGGTGTTGGTAGCGCGGTAGGAATGACCACAGGAATCATCACGGTGATAAACGAGCAGTTTCCCAAGCTAAAAACTTGGCAAATCGTAGTTCCAACCTGTTTGTTTGGTTTTTTAATCGGCACGGTCTATGTAACACCG GGcggacaatttattttaactttagtagACTATTATGGTACGTCTTTCGTCGTTTTCATCTTGGCATCGTTTGAGATGACGGGAGTGATATGGATTTACg GTTTGGAGAACTTTTTGGACGACTTTGAATTTATGCTGGATCGAAAACCGAGTATCTATTGGAGGATATGTTGGTTTATAGTGACACCATTAATACTAATAACAATTTTCATTTATACCGTGGCCACCTTGTCACCTTTGACCTATGGTGGAATATCGTTGCCGGAATACGCGCACGCTATCGGATGGACGATACTCTGCATCGGTGTTCTTCAAATACCGCTGTGGATGTTAATCGCGATATTGAAGAATCGGGAACTGCCATTCCCACAg